A single window of Eucalyptus grandis isolate ANBG69807.140 chromosome 1, ASM1654582v1, whole genome shotgun sequence DNA harbors:
- the LOC104434131 gene encoding membrane protein of ER body-like protein — MEASAKLQQEGEEYDLKVEVEEEEVGLLRRQSTTRKYGVHEGGVSGNGDSSTDSSRSSKNGTHAEEEPEAGQEWVEEVNGGENDVEEKGPEGPETEAEQEPGEEREAAPERDEVDENGSNGGTNGKRDVAVLAPAAKTEPHFHSEVKVNESTWTNTVHFDSGRGTESIQTIVKTEYSDIKRVSYETETVHEASDVATETFSAFLSSQVDHQDEGISEDEIFLDSALLSPRKSSEETNTYSKESKVVEEVDLIEELNPEETEFDVKKVLEKQNTHDLYCPNCRSCITRRVILRRKKRKPRYVRHSDKIGKTTGSQLHAQAGTAVKEDLKPITIGINEAPTPAVINIPTPAVNDQPDDRDREAFRCLSCFSIFIPKGDGFKLFWPFKEREDAKKLPDPSEVPVAKDNAVTETSQMHIEHTDSTKVTEHPDAFVSPTEGTPRTTEVPSDTGLLNSKVTQPMEIEKETNDLNKESSINTERDPGETLAANGQSPEDANTKPLTVELIPPSTPTVPVVGTTSKEIYPKPITENTEELPAVSAPPAITGVKPSPAQPSPAEPQKEGDVIVEIDTLTAPTSDVAAQPGTQTLSEEPPVVQPHQPREWDILKSIVYGGLIESITSLAVVSSAAGAGAATLNTLGLGLANLFGGLIVIGHNLRELKNEQPSQGAEQVDRYQEVLGKRQHFPRHAIVAILSFIIFGCVAPITYAFSFRESDNRDYKLAAVAAASLLCIFLLAIGKAYVRKPPKAYFETVLHYVIMGFMASGISFLVGELIDELLTKLGWFNSTSSLSGTGALETGTMQSGWASY, encoded by the exons ATGGAGGCTTCAGCTAAGCTGCAACAAGAGGGAGAAGAATATGATCTGAAAGTGGaagtggaggaagaagaagtgggTCTGCTGAGAAGGCAGTCCACGACGCGAAAATATGGTGTCCATGAAGGTGGTGTTTCTGGGAATGGCGATTCCAGTACAGACAGCAGCAGGTCCAGCAAGAATGGCACCCATGCAGAAGAAGAGCCGGAAGCAGGACAAGAATGGGTTGAGGAGGTGAATGGTGGGGAAAATGATGTTGAAGAGAAGGGACCAGAGGGACCAGAGacagaagcagagcaagaaccAGGAGAAGAACGAGAAGCCGCACCGGAGCGAGACGAAGTGGATGAGAATGGGAGCAATGGCGGTACGAACGGAAAGAGAGATGTCGCGGTTCTTGCACCAGCGGCGAAGACAGAACCCCACTTCCACAGTGAGGTCAAAGTGAATGAGTCGACCTGGACCAACACCGTTCACTTCGACAGCGGACGAG GTACAGAATCCATCCAAACAATTGTCAAGACGGAATACAGCGATATTAAACGAGTTTCATATGAAACGGAGACAGTGCATGAAGCTTCAGATGTTGCAACAGAGACGTTCAGCGCTTTTCTAAGCTCTCAGGTTGATCATCAAGATGAAGGAATTTCTGAAGATGAGATATTTTTGGACTCCGCTTTATTGTCTCCAAGAAAGTCATCTGAAGAGACAAACACATATTCTAAGGAGAGTAAAGTAGTTGAAGAAGTTGATCTGATAGAAGAACTCAACCCTGAAGAGACAGAATTTGATGTCAAGAAGGTACTGGAGAAGCAAAATACTCATGATTTATACTGTCCCAATTGTCGTTCTTGTATAACAAGAAGGGTAATCCTTCGGAGAAAGAAACGGAAGCCGCGCTATGTGCGTCACagtgacaaaattggaaaaacaaCTGGCTCTCAACTACATGCTCAAGCTGGAACTGCGGTAAAGGAGGATCTTAAACCAATTACTATTGGCATCAATGAGGCTCCAACTCCTGCAGTCATAAATATTCCAACGCCTGCAGTCAATGATCAACCTGATGATAGGGATCGAGAAGCTTTTAGATGTCTGTCATGTTTCAGTATTTTCATTCCCAAAG GAGACGGATTTAAATTGTTCTGGCCTtttaaagagagagaagatgctAAAAAACTGCCAGATCCTTCAGAGGTACCCGTGGCAAAAG ATAATGCTGTGACAGAGACATCACAGATGCACATAGAGCATACAGATTCAACTAAAGTAACTGAGCATCCGGATGCTTTTGTCTCACCAACTGAGGGCACTCCCAGAACCACTGAAGTACCATCTGATACGGGGCTGCTGAATAGCAAAGTCACTCAACCCAtggaaattgaaaaggaaacgAATGACTTGAACAAGGAATCCAGCATCAATACAGAACGAGATCCTG GTGAAACCTTGGCAGCTAATGGACAATCTCCTGAAGATGCAAATACAAAACCCCTGACTGTTGAACTGATACCACCTTCAACGCCTACTGTGCCAGTGGTTGGAACAACTTCAAAAGAGATTTACCCAAAACCCATTACGGAAAACACAGAAGAATTACCTGCTGTGAGTGCTCCTCCTGCAATTACAGGGGTTAAACCATCCCCAGCTCAACCATCTCCAGCTGAACCACAGAAAG AAGGTGACGTGATAGTTGAGATTGACACACTCACGGCACCCACAAGTGATGTTGCAGCACAACCTGGAACTCAGACACTATCCGAAGAGCCACCAGTTGTTCAACCTCATCAACCTCGTGAATGGGATATTTTAAAGAGCATTGTCTACGGTGGCTTGATAGAATCAATAACAAGTCTAGCTGTTGTGTCATCTGCAGCGGGAGCTGGTGCCGCCACAT TGAACACCTTAGGTTTGGGATTAGCTAATCTGTTTGGAGGACTTATCGTCATTGGCCATAAC CTTAGAGAGTTGAAGAATGAGCAGCCCAGTCAAGGTGCCGAACAGGTAGACCGGTACCAAGAGGTGCTAGGAAAGAGACAACACTTTCCCCGGCACGCAATAGTAGCCATTTTATCCTTTATAATCTTTGGCTGCGTGGCTCCAATCACTTATGCATTCTCATTTAGGGAGAGTGACAATAGGGATTACAAGCTGGCTGCCGTTGCGGCTGCTTCTCTGTTATGCATTTTTCTACTTGCCATAGGGAAAGCCTATGTCAGGAAGCCGCCTAAAGCTTACTTTGAGACAGTGCTACACTATGTCATTATGGGGTTCATGGCATCAGGAATCTCTTTCTTAGTCGGCGAACTGATTGACGAGCTTCTCACGAAGCTCGGCTGGTTCAATTCGACCTCATCTCTGTCTGGGACCGGGGCTTTGGAGACTGGAACGATGCAGTCTGGATGGGCATCCTACTGA